A DNA window from Pogona vitticeps strain Pit_001003342236 chromosome 2, PviZW2.1, whole genome shotgun sequence contains the following coding sequences:
- the LOC140703753 gene encoding uncharacterized protein LOC140703753, which produces MMNRRRGISQDHLGHPGQELIFKQENRELKIQEDRNGHQMKEVTQGRQHIKACHLSRQQITHAGEKLYPCMECGKSFSHSGALRSHQRTHTGEKPYKCMECGKSFSQSSNLRRHQRTHTGEKPHKCTECGKCFSLRSNLRKHEGTHTGEKPHKCLECGKSFNHSGVLWRHQRTHTGEKPHKCMECGKTFSQSGNLRLHQRTHTGEKPHKCMECGKSFIDSGKLRLHERIHTGEKPYKCMECGKGFTQNGSLRLHQRTHTGEKPHKCMECGKSFISSGTLRTHQSTHTGEKPHKCIECGKSFSHSGVLRLHERTHTGEKPHKCMECGKSFISSGELRLHERTHTGEKPHKCMECGKSFIDSGKLRLHERTHTGEKPHKCMECGKTFSQSSTLRVHQRIHTGEKPHKCMECGKNFSHSGKLRLHERTHTGEKPHKCMECGKSFCCSGDLRKHERTHTGERPHKCMECGKSFTQNGHLRLHERTHTGEKPHKCMECGKSFISSGELRLHERTHTGEKPYKCVECGKGFSRSNVLRLHERTHTGEKPHKCMECGKGFSHRGNLSKHERAHTGEKPYKCMECGKSFISSGELRFHQRTHTGEKPYKCMQCGKSFSYCSNLRSHERIHTGEKPHE; this is translated from the coding sequence atgatgaacaggagaagaggaatttCCCAAGACCACCTGGGGCATCCTGGGCAAGAACTCATattcaagcaagaaaacagagaattgaaaatccAAGAGGATAGGAATGGACATCAAATGAAAGAAGTAACGCAGGGGAGACAGCACATAAaagcatgtcacctcagtagacaaCAAATAACTCATGCAGGAgagaaactgtatccatgtatggaatgtggaaagagcttcagtcacagtggtgccctcaggtcacatcaaagaactcacactggggagaaaccatataaatgcatggaatgtgggaaaagcttcagtcagagttCTAACCTCAggagacatcaaagaactcacactggggagaaaccacataaatgcacggaatgtggaaagtgcttcagtcttAGAAgtaaccttaggaaacatgaaggaactcacactggggagaaaccacataaatgcttggaatgtggaaagagcttcaatcacagTGGTGTCCTTTggagacatcaaaggactcacactggggagaaaccacataaatgcatggaatgtggaaagacctttagtcagagtggtaaccttaggttacatcaaaggactcacactggggagaaaccacataaatgcatggaatgtggaaagagcttcattgacagtggtaagcttaggttacatgaaagaattcacactggggagaaaccatataaatgcatggaatgtggaaaaggctTCACTCAGAATGGtagccttaggttacatcaaaggactcacactggagagaaaccacataaatgcatggaatgtggaaagagctttatttcaagtggtacccttaggacacatcaaagtactcacactggggagaaaccacataaatgcatagaatgtggaaagagctttagtcacagtggtgtcctgaggttacatgaaagaactcacactggggagaaaccacataaatgcatggaatgtggaaagagctttatttcgagtggtgaacttaggttacatgaaagaactcacactggggagaaaccacataaatgcatggaatgtggaaagagcttcattgacagtggtaagcttaggttacatgaaagaactcacactggggagaaaccacataaatgcatggaatgtggaaagacctttagtcagaGTTCTACCCTCAGggtacatcaaagaattcacactggagagaaaccacataaatgcatggaatgtggaaagaatttcagtcacagtggtaagcttaggttacatgaaagaactcacactggggagaaaccacataaatgcatggagtgcggaaagagctttTGTTGTAGTGGTGatcttaggaaacatgaaagaactcacactggggagagaccacataaatgcatggaatgtggaaaaagcttcactcagaatggtcatcttaggttacatgaaagaactcacactggggagaaaccacataaatgcatggaatgtggaaagagctttatttcgagtggtgaacttaggttacatgaaagaactcacactggggagaagccatataaatgtgtggaatgtggaaaaggCTTTAGTCGCAGTAATGTCCTTAgattacatgaaagaactcacactggggagaaaccacataaatgcatggaatgtggaaagggctttagtCACAGAGGTAACCTTAGTAAACATGAAAGAgctcacactggtgagaaaccatataaatgtatggaatgtggaaagagctttatttcaagtgGTGAACTGAggttccatcaaagaactcacactggggagaagccctataaatgcatgcaatgtggaaaaagcttcagttaCTGTAGTAACCtcaggtcacatgaaagaatacatactggagagaaaccacatgaatga